One Spinacia oleracea cultivar Varoflay chromosome 4, BTI_SOV_V1, whole genome shotgun sequence DNA segment encodes these proteins:
- the LOC110805922 gene encoding protein FAR1-RELATED SEQUENCE 5-like, with product MYKYILNNVLNNSEQNDANEDPQSYVVVGQDFEKPVSLEGSVVNDDDEAYDLYNSHAFRNDFGTSKGKKEYRSGTRIVRPRRTGCKASGQFDVDKKTGVYVLSKHCRLHNHSMVPANKRYLIRSHRHISKEQLAFLTTFTCSGTKLADILRAMRKEVGGEAHLGFTISDAYDAVTAEKKKILDGCDSNQLIRWFAMRQANEHDFYYDFQPN from the exons ATGTACAAAT ATATTTTAAATAATGTGCTTAATAATTCAGAACAAAATGATGCTAATGAGGATCCACAATCCTATGTGGTTGTTGGCCAag ATTTTGAAAAACCAGTTTCATTAGAGGGAAGTGTagttaatgatgatgatgaggcgTATGATTTATACAATAGTCATGCATTTAGGAATGATTTTGGTACTAGCAAGGGTAAAAAGGAGTATAGAAGTGGTACTAGAATAGTTCGACCACG GAGAACTGGATGCAAGGCTTCAGGTCAGTTTGATGTTGATAAGAAAACTGGAGTGTATGTTCTTTCCAAACACTGCCGTCTGCATAACCATTCAATGGTTCCTGCTAATAAGAGATACCTTATTAGGTCACATAGGCACATTTCAAAAGAACAGTTGGcttttcttactacttttacttGTAGTGGCACTAAGCTTGCTGATATTCTTAGAGCTATGAGGAAAGAAGTCGGTGGTGAGGCGCATTTAGGCTTCACGATTTCCGATGCATATGATGCTGTTACAgcagagaagaagaaaattttGGATGGTTGTGATTCAAATCAGTTGATCAGATGGTTCGCTATGAGACAAGCTAATGAACACGActtttattatgattttcaaCCTAATTAA